In Chroogloeocystis siderophila 5.2 s.c.1, a genomic segment contains:
- a CDS encoding TrkH family potassium uptake protein, with amino-acid sequence MTVSRSICFGFLAVITVGTLLLMMPFSTSSGTWNDPIVALFTATSAVCVTGLAVEDTGTYFSFWGQLFLLMLVQIGGLGYMTANTFLLLLLGRRFSLKDKIAIQQSLDRPGIHGSTQILRSIIALTAIMEITGVLLLLPIFNADYGFNQALWLAIFHSINSWNNAGFSLFPDSYVRYQFYLPLIIPVSLLIILGGIGYPVIFEMYLWMRDRFLKKPHRAVFSLNFKVATSTTLALLVMGTIAFLFIELRNPDTFGNISFGNQLVLAWFQSVTTRTAGFNTIDIGRMTTAGLFLTIALMFIGASPGGTGGGIKTTTARVLANCTKAILQGKEEVEMYQRQVPISLILKAIGVVVGSTITVILATILISITDPTVNFIQILFEVVSAFATVGLSTGITASVSGAGKLILIATMYVGRVGILLLMAALLGDPRPRAIHYPEENLLVG; translated from the coding sequence ATGACTGTCTCTCGCTCGATTTGCTTCGGTTTTCTCGCTGTGATTACTGTCGGAACTCTTTTGTTGATGATGCCTTTTTCGACTAGCAGCGGAACGTGGAATGACCCCATTGTTGCCTTGTTTACAGCAACTTCTGCGGTTTGCGTCACAGGATTAGCTGTTGAAGACACCGGAACCTATTTTTCGTTCTGGGGTCAGCTTTTTTTATTAATGTTGGTGCAAATTGGTGGACTCGGCTATATGACAGCCAACACCTTTCTTTTACTTCTCTTGGGACGGCGATTTAGCCTTAAAGATAAAATTGCGATTCAACAATCTTTAGATCGCCCAGGAATTCACGGTAGTACGCAAATTCTACGCTCTATAATTGCTTTAACAGCGATTATGGAAATTACAGGAGTCTTATTACTACTACCAATATTCAACGCTGATTATGGATTCAACCAAGCTTTATGGCTAGCAATTTTTCATAGCATTAATTCTTGGAATAATGCAGGATTTAGTTTATTTCCTGATAGTTATGTAAGATATCAGTTTTATTTACCGCTAATTATTCCTGTCTCGCTGTTGATTATTCTCGGTGGTATCGGCTATCCAGTCATTTTTGAGATGTATTTATGGATGCGCGATCGCTTTCTGAAAAAACCACATCGTGCGGTCTTTTCGCTCAACTTTAAAGTAGCAACAAGTACAACGTTAGCATTACTTGTTATGGGAACGATCGCTTTTCTATTTATTGAACTTAGGAATCCTGACACCTTTGGTAATATTAGTTTTGGCAACCAATTAGTTTTAGCTTGGTTTCAATCAGTTACAACGCGAACCGCAGGTTTCAATACCATAGATATTGGTCGCATGACAACTGCTGGACTCTTTTTAACGATTGCCTTAATGTTTATTGGTGCAAGTCCTGGTGGGACTGGCGGCGGAATTAAAACAACCACAGCCAGAGTATTAGCAAATTGTACTAAAGCAATTTTACAAGGTAAAGAAGAAGTCGAAATGTATCAGCGGCAAGTTCCGATATCATTGATATTAAAGGCTATTGGTGTTGTCGTTGGCTCAACAATAACAGTGATTTTGGCAACCATTTTAATTTCGATCACAGATCCGACGGTAAACTTTATCCAAATCTTGTTTGAAGTTGTTTCTGCGTTTGCCACAGTGGGGCTGTCAACCGGAATCACTGCGAGTGTTTCTGGCGCTGGTAAGCTCATTTTAATCGCGACAATGTATGTAGGACGAGTCGGAATTTTGCTACTGATGGCTGCACTGTTAGGAGATCCGCGCCCGCGGGCAATTCACTACCCTGAAGAAAACCTATTAGTAGGATAG